Proteins from a genomic interval of Paenibacillus sp. 37:
- a CDS encoding DsrE/DsrF/DrsH-like family protein, whose product MIGRIFEMMLPRGSKKLGMSKMNMLGVGPKIIRGLMN is encoded by the coding sequence ATGATTGGCCGAATATTTGAAATGATGCTGCCGCGTGGCAGCAAGAAGCTTGGCATGTCCAAAATGAATATGCTTGGTGTTGGTCCAAAAATTATTCGTGGCCTTATGAACTAA
- a CDS encoding response regulator transcription factor, translating into MNRLLLVEDDENLVFGIQYTLSNEGYEVVVAGNLEEARQALQAKTIDLILLDVTLPDGSGYQLCSEIRVTSQVPIIFLTALDEEANVVAGLDLGADDYVTKPVRTKELISRIKAVLRRNNKGKQEASLWMSDSIQVRILEGTVLKNNSEITLTTLEYRLLLMLISNPKQICSRSSILNHLWDLSGDFIDDNTLSVHIRRLREKVEDIPAAPQYIVTVRGIGYKWNVEVIGR; encoded by the coding sequence ATGAATCGCTTATTACTCGTAGAAGATGATGAAAATCTGGTGTTTGGTATTCAATATACACTGTCCAATGAAGGATATGAGGTCGTTGTGGCGGGGAACTTGGAAGAAGCCAGACAGGCACTGCAGGCAAAGACGATCGATCTGATTTTGTTGGATGTCACTTTGCCTGATGGATCGGGATATCAACTGTGCAGTGAGATTAGGGTAACGTCGCAAGTGCCCATAATCTTTTTGACGGCTTTGGATGAGGAAGCAAACGTGGTCGCAGGGCTTGATCTCGGAGCAGACGACTATGTAACCAAGCCTGTTCGTACCAAAGAACTTATATCACGAATTAAAGCCGTATTACGACGTAACAACAAGGGAAAACAAGAAGCAAGCTTATGGATGTCCGATAGCATCCAGGTGCGTATTTTAGAAGGAACTGTACTCAAAAACAATAGTGAAATTACACTAACGACGCTTGAATACCGACTATTATTGATGTTGATCTCTAATCCGAAGCAGATATGCAGCAGAAGTTCAATTCTGAATCATCTCTGGGATCTCTCGGGCGACTTCATTGATGATAATACGCTCTCTGTCCATATCCGCAGATTAAGAGAGAAAGTCGAAGATATTCCTGCAGCACCACAATATATCGTAACCGTTCGGGGGATCGGGTATAAATGGAATGTGGAAGTTATAGGGAGATGA
- a CDS encoding ABC transporter permease — MNKYTSLTQKYLLGQKKRSILTIVGIILSVTLLTAIGTIGLSFRDKVVRQTVQEYGDYHVSFNGLPGEAVSKVVNNTSVESAGIISREGYSVISKTSEKEKKENPFAAPYRYLNLKGYDADAMNMLQVQLDSGRLPRNSHEVILSTWGLDRFVTKPKLGDSITLSLGERTVASTGEIKLIHGLGDFGWDLDEGFRPQKEREFTIVGFMKTGSNASWSSSFIFPAITYEDNVKTDADKNYFIYVKMKSMNQIQAKTEAMISSLKLEQVDQGSALALDKDNQYKNIRVDYNNELLKLFGKSTYEGVNHSLLYAFAAIIIIIMGCTSAVIYNTFHISVLERTSQFGMLRCIGATPSQIRKLVLKEATILSLIGIPVGLLMGTVFMKLLFYNISFLALGFLNDMQMVISLPILIIAGALGLLTVYLSAIGPARLAAKVSPLEAVLSSGGTKVENVTSVRKSKLLGKLLGIEGQFANRNIRRNKKRFRITAFSIVVSMILFIVFSGLAGLLGQPSQSGTNYSYSVIYEGPSKRIDDSVFSDIVKLDAVEHAYPYYNNQVMAIFPKEKINPKYYELRPGMYSVEEGGGYRTDNNYLESYGDNGLDALKPRLTAGKIDKEKMNRENGVIVNQKLSMITEDGRQIVMDQTQLKVGDHIKVRSLELGEKGRGYTTLTVTGIVDQGLLSSSYNESAIIEFITTPEVVEKVTGNDTYSRIFILAKTDISNKPITDYLKTLPQKDAGYSYTDKVEQLAQAKNDATTAKIFLYGFMGVIVLIAFLNILNTVSTNLILRTKEFAVLKAIGMTQRNVGKMILLEGVLYGLYSALYGSILGIALSYGIHHLFKGAFDVGWATPWSSVVLACAGAIATTLVATAWPMYRLNQTSIVEALRKET, encoded by the coding sequence GTGAATAAATATACCAGTCTTACCCAAAAATATTTACTAGGGCAGAAAAAAAGATCAATACTAACGATCGTTGGCATTATTTTGTCTGTGACTCTACTCACAGCCATAGGAACCATTGGCCTTAGCTTCAGAGACAAGGTGGTTCGGCAAACCGTTCAAGAGTACGGGGATTACCATGTTTCTTTTAACGGATTACCGGGAGAAGCAGTCTCAAAAGTCGTCAATAACACATCCGTAGAGAGTGCTGGAATCATTAGCAGAGAAGGTTATTCGGTCATCAGCAAAACGAGTGAGAAAGAAAAGAAGGAAAACCCGTTTGCTGCACCTTATCGGTATTTGAATCTCAAAGGTTATGATGCCGATGCGATGAACATGCTCCAGGTTCAGCTGGATTCGGGCAGACTCCCCAGGAATTCGCATGAAGTTATTCTTTCGACATGGGGCCTGGATCGTTTTGTGACCAAACCAAAGCTTGGAGATTCGATTACCCTGAGTCTGGGAGAACGAACTGTCGCATCAACCGGGGAGATCAAACTTATCCATGGTCTGGGTGATTTTGGCTGGGATCTGGATGAAGGCTTTCGTCCCCAAAAAGAGAGAGAATTCACCATTGTGGGATTTATGAAGACAGGTAGTAACGCTTCGTGGTCTTCCAGCTTCATCTTTCCAGCCATCACGTATGAAGATAATGTGAAAACCGATGCGGATAAAAATTATTTTATTTATGTCAAAATGAAATCGATGAATCAGATTCAGGCAAAGACGGAAGCGATGATATCTTCATTGAAGCTAGAGCAAGTGGATCAAGGCTCTGCCTTAGCGCTGGATAAGGATAATCAATATAAAAATATTCGTGTCGATTATAATAATGAACTGCTTAAGTTGTTTGGTAAAAGCACCTATGAAGGTGTAAACCATAGTTTGTTATATGCATTCGCAGCAATCATCATTATTATTATGGGTTGTACGAGTGCAGTGATATATAATACGTTTCATATTTCTGTTCTGGAGCGGACCTCGCAATTCGGAATGCTGCGGTGCATTGGGGCTACCCCATCACAAATACGTAAATTGGTTCTCAAAGAGGCTACAATACTGAGTCTAATTGGTATTCCTGTTGGATTATTGATGGGAACTGTTTTTATGAAACTTCTGTTTTACAACATCAGCTTTTTGGCGTTGGGATTTCTGAATGATATGCAAATGGTCATCTCCCTACCAATTTTGATCATAGCCGGTGCGTTGGGGTTATTGACTGTTTATCTGTCTGCTATCGGACCTGCGAGACTGGCAGCGAAGGTATCTCCACTTGAGGCGGTGCTTAGCTCGGGAGGCACGAAAGTGGAGAACGTAACATCTGTCCGGAAATCAAAACTGCTGGGGAAACTGTTGGGTATCGAAGGACAGTTTGCTAATCGAAACATCAGGCGGAACAAAAAGCGCTTCCGCATCACTGCCTTTTCCATAGTGGTCAGCATGATTCTATTTATTGTTTTTAGCGGACTAGCTGGTTTGTTGGGGCAACCATCTCAATCAGGTACCAATTATTCCTACTCGGTTATCTATGAAGGACCTTCCAAACGGATCGATGATTCCGTATTTTCTGACATTGTTAAGCTTGATGCCGTTGAACATGCCTATCCGTATTACAATAATCAAGTGATGGCTATCTTTCCGAAAGAAAAAATTAATCCCAAGTATTATGAACTCCGTCCGGGAATGTATTCTGTTGAAGAGGGAGGGGGGTACCGCACAGACAACAATTACCTTGAATCCTATGGAGATAATGGACTCGATGCTCTGAAACCCAGACTAACGGCTGGTAAGATCGACAAAGAGAAGATGAACCGGGAAAATGGCGTTATCGTCAATCAGAAATTAAGTATGATAACAGAGGATGGAAGACAGATTGTTATGGATCAAACCCAACTCAAGGTTGGGGATCACATCAAAGTACGTAGCTTGGAATTGGGCGAGAAGGGCCGTGGTTACACAACACTGACGGTAACAGGAATTGTTGATCAAGGCTTGTTGTCGAGCAGCTATAATGAGAGTGCTATTATTGAATTCATAACGACGCCTGAAGTCGTAGAGAAGGTTACAGGGAACGATACGTACTCCAGAATCTTTATTCTTGCCAAAACCGATATTTCCAACAAACCAATTACGGACTATCTCAAAACCCTGCCCCAAAAAGATGCAGGTTACAGCTACACAGATAAGGTGGAGCAACTTGCCCAAGCCAAAAACGACGCGACAACCGCAAAGATCTTTTTGTATGGTTTTATGGGTGTCATTGTCCTGATTGCGTTCCTGAATATACTTAACACCGTCAGCACCAATCTTATTCTGCGAACCAAAGAATTTGCGGTGCTCAAAGCTATCGGCATGACACAGCGTAATGTAGGGAAAATGATCCTGTTGGAAGGCGTTTTATACGGCCTTTACTCTGCGCTATACGGTAGTATACTCGGAATAGCACTAAGCTATGGGATACATCATCTCTTTAAAGGTGCTTTCGACGTAGGTTGGGCCACTCCATGGTCTAGTGTTGTTCTTGCATGTGCAGGTGCCATAGCAACAACACTCGTTGCTACAGCTTGGCCGATGTATCGATTAAACCAAACAAGTATCGTAGAGGCATTGAGAAAGGAAACGTAA
- a CDS encoding OsmC family protein yields MLTTFKATATKFPEGLQVEAQSRGFKILMDEPQDLGGTDKGMNPVEALLCALGACQSIVAAAFADAYNFSYEELYVELEGDLDPDGFMGLADVRSGFQEIRFIMHFKTTESQEKAEAFATFIEKTCPVGDCLANGVKLVQSGVVRH; encoded by the coding sequence ATGTTAACTACATTCAAAGCTACCGCTACAAAATTCCCTGAAGGTTTACAGGTCGAGGCTCAATCCAGAGGTTTTAAAATTTTGATGGATGAGCCCCAAGATTTAGGAGGAACGGATAAAGGGATGAATCCGGTCGAAGCGCTATTATGTGCACTTGGGGCATGTCAGTCCATCGTTGCTGCTGCCTTTGCGGATGCGTACAACTTTTCATATGAAGAATTGTATGTTGAGCTTGAAGGAGACTTGGATCCGGATGGATTCATGGGGCTCGCAGATGTAAGAAGCGGATTTCAGGAAATTCGTTTTATAATGCACTTTAAAACAACAGAAAGTCAAGAAAAAGCAGAAGCTTTTGCAACATTCATTGAGAAGACTTGTCCGGTTGGAGACTGCTTGGCCAACGGAGTTAAATTGGTGCAATCCGGGGTAGTTAGACACTAA
- a CDS encoding substrate-binding domain-containing protein: MVLDTGWIRCFNEVAAGFITELRRSKFSVPGDVGIIGFDNTEVANLMDLTTIHYPVDQQSENAILILQNMLHSTDKTLIPLEYTLIERLTT; this comes from the coding sequence ATGGTTTTGGATACAGGCTGGATCAGATGCTTTAATGAGGTTGCAGCCGGATTTATTACTGAACTAAGGAGGTCTAAATTTTCGGTTCCAGGGGACGTTGGGATCATAGGATTTGATAATACAGAGGTGGCAAACTTAATGGATCTGACAACTATTCACTATCCTGTGGATCAGCAGTCAGAGAATGCAATTTTAATTCTGCAGAACATGCTTCATTCAACTGACAAAACATTGATTCCTCTGGAATATACTTTGATTGAAAGACTTACAACTTAG
- a CDS encoding DsrE/DsrF/DrsH-like family protein: MEELIESVIAQGAELVACQMSMDLMGHSA; the protein is encoded by the coding sequence TTGGAAGAATTGATAGAGTCCGTCATTGCACAAGGAGCCGAGTTGGTAGCTTGCCAAATGTCCATGGATTTAATGGGGCATTCAGCGTGA
- a CDS encoding sensor histidine kinase, protein MIEVLRNPEWKSIAIKVLALQVLLSFMMFLYMQHQVDSINTTIVNQNSALIGHLLMKDPQLENEVIHFVTQGAHTDDITEGQRILAQYGYQAGMSLEDQPALSGLALPLKTATQVLLFLIPLMVLLLWEYRKFFVKVRTISHAAEQVVEQQFDKKLPETEDGDFGSLGRSFNAMAERLTNSLELLQQEKTFLRNLLSDISHQLKTPLSSLIVFNENLLNDPGMKEEMRMTFLERSRQQLDRMEWLIISLLKLARVEAGAIGFRKERIELREMVESAVYSLRTVADQKRQNITILGSENAFVQADEEWLKEAVMNLIKNALEHTPPEGKVRIHLEENALFDTIIIQDNGEGIHPDDMPHIFKRFYKGKNHNKPNSIGIGLALTKSIIEEQHGIITVESVPQEGTTFRISFFKKEWT, encoded by the coding sequence ATGATCGAAGTTTTGCGAAATCCAGAGTGGAAATCTATCGCCATTAAAGTACTTGCTCTGCAAGTTCTTTTGTCGTTTATGATGTTTTTATACATGCAGCATCAAGTTGATAGCATCAATACAACTATCGTGAATCAGAATAGCGCCCTAATCGGACATTTGTTGATGAAGGATCCCCAGTTGGAGAATGAGGTGATTCACTTTGTTACCCAAGGAGCCCATACCGATGACATCACTGAGGGGCAACGTATCCTTGCACAATACGGATATCAGGCGGGTATGTCTTTAGAAGATCAGCCGGCTCTTTCAGGACTAGCATTACCCTTAAAAACAGCGACTCAAGTATTGTTGTTCCTGATCCCACTCATGGTATTGCTTCTGTGGGAGTATCGTAAATTTTTTGTGAAAGTCAGAACGATTTCCCATGCGGCCGAGCAGGTTGTGGAACAGCAATTTGATAAAAAACTGCCTGAGACGGAGGATGGAGACTTCGGCTCACTTGGCCGGAGCTTCAATGCGATGGCTGAAAGACTAACTAACAGCCTGGAGCTACTCCAGCAGGAAAAAACCTTCTTGCGCAATCTGTTATCCGACATTTCCCACCAACTCAAAACACCCCTGTCTTCTCTGATAGTGTTCAATGAAAATCTGCTGAATGATCCCGGGATGAAAGAAGAAATGAGAATGACGTTTCTGGAACGAAGTCGGCAGCAGCTTGATCGAATGGAATGGCTCATCATCAGCCTGCTCAAGCTGGCACGAGTCGAAGCGGGAGCCATTGGATTTCGTAAAGAAAGGATCGAGCTAAGGGAGATGGTGGAGAGCGCTGTCTATTCACTCCGGACAGTAGCAGACCAGAAGCGGCAAAACATAACCATCCTTGGAAGCGAGAATGCGTTTGTGCAGGCAGATGAAGAATGGCTTAAGGAAGCTGTCATGAATTTGATAAAAAATGCACTCGAACACACCCCGCCAGAGGGGAAGGTTCGAATCCATTTGGAGGAAAACGCACTGTTTGATACAATCATAATTCAGGACAACGGCGAAGGTATACATCCCGATGATATGCCTCATATTTTCAAACGATTCTATAAAGGCAAGAACCATAACAAGCCCAACAGTATAGGGATTGGTCTGGCTTTGACCAAATCGATCATTGAGGAACAACACGGGATCATTACGGTGGAGAGTGTGCCTCAAGAAGGAACGACATTCAGAATTTCGTTTTTCAAAAAAGAGTGGACTTAA
- a CDS encoding ABC transporter ATP-binding protein — translation MEILKTEHLCKIYGSAESRVEALRDVNLSVNQGEFVAIVGASGSGKSSLLHLLGGVDQPTSGQVIIDGMDLYSQSENELAVFRRRKIGFIFQSYNLIPVLTAEENIKLPMLLENKHVDEGYLEELLSVLGLSDRRQHLPSQLSGGQQQRTAIGRALINKPSIILADEPTGNLDSKNSKEIVDLLTFSVRKYNQTLIMITHDLNVAQRADRVVNIKDGTLLQQTGVKDRE, via the coding sequence GTGGAAATTTTGAAGACCGAACATTTATGTAAAATATACGGAAGTGCTGAGTCTAGGGTGGAAGCATTGAGAGATGTTAATCTGTCCGTCAATCAAGGAGAATTCGTTGCGATCGTGGGCGCCAGCGGATCTGGCAAAAGCTCATTGCTGCATCTGCTCGGGGGAGTGGATCAACCAACAAGTGGCCAAGTCATTATTGACGGTATGGATCTGTATTCTCAAAGTGAAAATGAACTAGCTGTGTTCAGAAGACGCAAAATCGGTTTTATTTTTCAATCGTATAATCTGATCCCGGTGTTAACTGCGGAAGAAAACATTAAATTGCCGATGCTGCTTGAGAATAAACATGTGGACGAGGGTTATCTTGAGGAATTATTGAGCGTGCTGGGACTCAGCGATCGAAGGCAGCACCTTCCGTCCCAATTATCAGGCGGGCAACAGCAGCGAACTGCAATTGGACGCGCATTAATCAATAAACCATCGATTATTCTGGCGGATGAACCAACCGGCAATCTGGATAGCAAGAACAGTAAAGAGATTGTGGATCTGCTTACCTTCTCCGTCAGAAAATACAATCAAACCTTGATTATGATCACACATGATTTGAATGTGGCCCAGAGAGCGGACCGTGTTGTAAATATAAAAGATGGTACACTCTTGCAGCAAACAGGGGTGAAAGATCGTGAATAA